The proteins below are encoded in one region of Lagenorhynchus albirostris chromosome 7, mLagAlb1.1, whole genome shotgun sequence:
- the ALAD gene encoding delta-aminolevulinic acid dehydratase isoform X2: MQPQSVLHSGYFHPLLRTWQATTTSLSASSLIYPIFVTYGVNRLEEMLKPLVEEGLRCVLVFGVPSRVPKDERGSAADSEDSPTIEAIRLLRKNFPGLLVACDVCLCPYTSHGHCGLLSENGSFQAEESRQRLAEVALAYAKAGCQVVAPSDMMDGRVEAIKEALMAHGFGNRVSVMSYSAKFASCFYGPFRDAAQSSPAFGDRRCYQLPPGARGLALRAVDRDVREGADMLMVKPGMPYLDIVREVKNKHPELPLAVYHVSGEFAMLWHGAQAGAFDLKAAVLEVMTAFRRAGADVIITYYTPQLLQWLKE, translated from the exons ATGCAGCCCCAGTCAGTCCTGCACAGCGGCTACTTCCACCCACTACTTCGGACCTGGCAGGCAACCACCACCAGCCTCAGTgcctccagcctcatctacccCATCTTTGTCAC GTATGGTGTGAACCGGCTGGAAGAGATGCTGAAGCCCCTGGTGGAGGAGGGCCTGCGCTGTGTCCTAGTCTTCGGCGTCCCCAGCAGAGTTCCCAAG GATGAACGGGGCTCTGCGGCAGACTCCGAGGACTCCCCGACTATCGAAGCCATCCGTCTGTTGCGCAAGAATTTCCCCGGCCTCCTGGTGGCGTGCGATGTGTGCCTGTGCCCCTACACCTCCCACGGTCACTGCG GGCTTCTGAGCGAGAATGGGTCGTTCCAAGCTGAGGAGAGCCGCCAGCGGCTGGCAGAGGTGGCGCTGGCCTATGCCAAGGCAG GCTGTCAGGTGGTGGCCCCGTCGGACATGATGGACGGACGTGTGGAAGCCATCAAGGAGGCTCTGATGGCACATGGATTTGGCAACAGG GTATCAGTGATGAGCTATAGTGCCAAATTCGCTTCCTGTTTCTATGGACCTTTCCG GGACGCAGCTCAGTCAAGCCCAGCTTTTGGAGATCGCCGCTGCTACCAGCTGCCGCCCGGAGCACGAGGCCTGGCCCTCCGCGCGGTG GACCGGGATGTACGGGAAGGAGCTGACATGCTCATGGTGAAGCCAGGAATGCCCTACCTGGACATCGTGCGGGAGGTAAAGAACAAG CACCCTGAGCTCCCTCTCGCCGTGTACCACGTTTCTGGAGAGTTTGCCATGCTGTGGCATGGAGCCCAGGCCGGAGCGTTTGATCTCAAGGCTGCTGTACTGGAGGTCATGACTGCCTTCCGCAGAGCGG GTGCCGACGTCATCATCACCTACTACACGCCTCAGCTATTGCAGTGGCTGAAGGAGTGA
- the ALAD gene encoding delta-aminolevulinic acid dehydratase isoform X3, with the protein MLKPLVEEGLRCVLVFGVPSRVPKDERGSAADSEDSPTIEAIRLLRKNFPGLLVACDVCLCPYTSHGHCGLLSENGSFQAEESRQRLAEVALAYAKAGCQVVAPSDMMDGRVEAIKEALMAHGFGNRVSVMSYSAKFASCFYGPFRDAAQSSPAFGDRRCYQLPPGARGLALRAVDRDVREGADMLMVKPGMPYLDIVREVKNKHPELPLAVYHVSGEFAMLWHGAQAGAFDLKAAVLEVMTAFRRAGADVIITYYTPQLLQWLKE; encoded by the exons ATGCTGAAGCCCCTGGTGGAGGAGGGCCTGCGCTGTGTCCTAGTCTTCGGCGTCCCCAGCAGAGTTCCCAAG GATGAACGGGGCTCTGCGGCAGACTCCGAGGACTCCCCGACTATCGAAGCCATCCGTCTGTTGCGCAAGAATTTCCCCGGCCTCCTGGTGGCGTGCGATGTGTGCCTGTGCCCCTACACCTCCCACGGTCACTGCG GGCTTCTGAGCGAGAATGGGTCGTTCCAAGCTGAGGAGAGCCGCCAGCGGCTGGCAGAGGTGGCGCTGGCCTATGCCAAGGCAG GCTGTCAGGTGGTGGCCCCGTCGGACATGATGGACGGACGTGTGGAAGCCATCAAGGAGGCTCTGATGGCACATGGATTTGGCAACAGG GTATCAGTGATGAGCTATAGTGCCAAATTCGCTTCCTGTTTCTATGGACCTTTCCG GGACGCAGCTCAGTCAAGCCCAGCTTTTGGAGATCGCCGCTGCTACCAGCTGCCGCCCGGAGCACGAGGCCTGGCCCTCCGCGCGGTG GACCGGGATGTACGGGAAGGAGCTGACATGCTCATGGTGAAGCCAGGAATGCCCTACCTGGACATCGTGCGGGAGGTAAAGAACAAG CACCCTGAGCTCCCTCTCGCCGTGTACCACGTTTCTGGAGAGTTTGCCATGCTGTGGCATGGAGCCCAGGCCGGAGCGTTTGATCTCAAGGCTGCTGTACTGGAGGTCATGACTGCCTTCCGCAGAGCGG GTGCCGACGTCATCATCACCTACTACACGCCTCAGCTATTGCAGTGGCTGAAGGAGTGA
- the ALAD gene encoding delta-aminolevulinic acid dehydratase isoform X1: MQPQSVLHSGYFHPLLRTWQATTTSLSASSLIYPIFVTDVPDDKQPIASLPGVARYGVNRLEEMLKPLVEEGLRCVLVFGVPSRVPKDERGSAADSEDSPTIEAIRLLRKNFPGLLVACDVCLCPYTSHGHCGLLSENGSFQAEESRQRLAEVALAYAKAGCQVVAPSDMMDGRVEAIKEALMAHGFGNRVSVMSYSAKFASCFYGPFRDAAQSSPAFGDRRCYQLPPGARGLALRAVDRDVREGADMLMVKPGMPYLDIVREVKNKHPELPLAVYHVSGEFAMLWHGAQAGAFDLKAAVLEVMTAFRRAGADVIITYYTPQLLQWLKE; the protein is encoded by the exons ATGCAGCCCCAGTCAGTCCTGCACAGCGGCTACTTCCACCCACTACTTCGGACCTGGCAGGCAACCACCACCAGCCTCAGTgcctccagcctcatctacccCATCTTTGTCAC GGATGTTCCTGATGACAAACAGCCTATCGCCAGCCTCCCAGGAGTGGCCAG GTATGGTGTGAACCGGCTGGAAGAGATGCTGAAGCCCCTGGTGGAGGAGGGCCTGCGCTGTGTCCTAGTCTTCGGCGTCCCCAGCAGAGTTCCCAAG GATGAACGGGGCTCTGCGGCAGACTCCGAGGACTCCCCGACTATCGAAGCCATCCGTCTGTTGCGCAAGAATTTCCCCGGCCTCCTGGTGGCGTGCGATGTGTGCCTGTGCCCCTACACCTCCCACGGTCACTGCG GGCTTCTGAGCGAGAATGGGTCGTTCCAAGCTGAGGAGAGCCGCCAGCGGCTGGCAGAGGTGGCGCTGGCCTATGCCAAGGCAG GCTGTCAGGTGGTGGCCCCGTCGGACATGATGGACGGACGTGTGGAAGCCATCAAGGAGGCTCTGATGGCACATGGATTTGGCAACAGG GTATCAGTGATGAGCTATAGTGCCAAATTCGCTTCCTGTTTCTATGGACCTTTCCG GGACGCAGCTCAGTCAAGCCCAGCTTTTGGAGATCGCCGCTGCTACCAGCTGCCGCCCGGAGCACGAGGCCTGGCCCTCCGCGCGGTG GACCGGGATGTACGGGAAGGAGCTGACATGCTCATGGTGAAGCCAGGAATGCCCTACCTGGACATCGTGCGGGAGGTAAAGAACAAG CACCCTGAGCTCCCTCTCGCCGTGTACCACGTTTCTGGAGAGTTTGCCATGCTGTGGCATGGAGCCCAGGCCGGAGCGTTTGATCTCAAGGCTGCTGTACTGGAGGTCATGACTGCCTTCCGCAGAGCGG GTGCCGACGTCATCATCACCTACTACACGCCTCAGCTATTGCAGTGGCTGAAGGAGTGA